ACACTTGTCCACACAATTATGCCCATCAGGCTGTAATAGGATCCACCTGTGCGTGGCTGTATTTGTTCAGCAGGAACCTCCCTCAAGGCCTGTCGAGTTCATCCCCACCACGAACttgcaaaactgcaaaaaacaGAACTCGAAAAAAAAAGGGGCTCGAAGGTTACCAGTTCCCCACCTCTTGTGCTATGGGTTGTTTATTTGGACTGGGGTTTGTAGCTTTTGTTCTTATCCATTGTTCCTTGTTCACAGTTTCAGATATGATTTCTTTGAATATGtttctttgaaatgaaaatcaatCTCTTTCAGGTGGCTTGTTCTCTTGATagcagctgtaaacacagaggCTCAAAAGAAGTCCTCTATAAGTAAGATTTTGCAAACAACAGTCACTGCTGCAATGATTTTTAGTACTCTGTATGCTACCCTTCAACATAAATCTTTAATCCCAGATATCAGCTCAAAATGCCTGGGGAACATCATGCGTGTGGATGTTGGGCCACTTGGAGGGAAGCTTCTTGAAGTTGCTGTTGTCATAAGTAAGCTGGCATTTCTCagtagatttattttttttaatattgtatcactttctttctctaactgccctcttgttttttttaaattttattttatttttactcctcAGATAACTCTGCCATTACTCTTACACCAAGTTTAGCATCTCAGTGTGGCTTCAGCGTGAAGATGGACCAGCTGGGGAATGCCATGATTTATGCCTCCCTTCAAAACTGTTTTGCTCAAAATGTGGTAACAACACTGGAGATATATAAATCTATATCTATAGATATAGTAGAGCAGCACTCAGTGAGCGTCAGTGAGTAGTTTCgagtttcttttctgtgtgtttgcaggaagATGAAGTATTCACAACAACATTAAATCTTCGACTGCATGGGAACTGGATGGTTGAAGACGAGCTGTACCAGGTGGCTGAAACCTGCCACCACTCTGCCTGGGCCTCCAGGGAAATTGTCTGTGACCGTAACTATATGGAGGCAAGTGAATGCAGCAGCACTCTCAGAGGTCATGTTCCAGCATCAAGGCTGGTACATTTGCTGTCGCTGcgctggagagagagggagagatggattATCTCTTATGAGgggcctctttttttttttaggtgtctGTGAAAAGAGCAGCTCCCGGTGATTATGTCCTGCCTGAACATCCTTTCCCAGGGGGTAATTCAAAGTTTGGTGATCCTCGACGAGCTGCAGAGGTTAGAtgagctaattttttttttaatgttctggaAAGatctttttctgtatttaatgGCAATTCTTCATATTTGCCTCCCACAGAAAACTCCCATAGATACCGGATTCAGAATCACAACACTCGTGTTCTTCACCCCTGAGGAGAAGGTTATGACGGTGACTGAGGCCCAGAGAAGCGGTTACGGGATTGCAAACACTCCTTCAAGGCTGGTCCTGCGAAGCCCAAAGGCAACAcctgaaacatacacacagaatgTGAGTTGGATGCAGACAATCCTGGTTTTACATCTCACTGCTTAGGCAGGTTCTTGCAGCCCATTAGATGACTTATTGCCTGCTGCCTTCTGGATTTAGATCACACAATGTGATCAAACTGCTTTCTAAATGGATTAATTTGTCTCAAATCCAGTTGGCACAGTTAAATGCATTGCTAGGctacttttttatttacattccCCATTGTGTTCAATTGTGCTAGCCGTAGTTTCAGCATTATCCATGAATATTCTGCCATTAAAGCATTAAGTGGATGAAACAAAGCATTTATGTGTACCGTTCTGTGACCTCACCCCGCAGGTAGCAGGGGTGCCTATGACTGTGCTCAAAACCTCTACAATCTTTGAAAAGAAGTGGCTGGCGACTCAAATCGATGCAGCAGCTGCCTGTCCAGTGCTGGAGGGTAAAGAAAACGTTTGGGGGAACTGTAGACAGGGCTGTAGACATCACTCAGGATGCTGAGGTTGTGTGCTCAGTTGCTGAAAAGAAGGGATTGAACTCGTGACCTCAGTGTTTCTGACGTACTGGTTCTGGCCCTGAACTGTAGGTCCTTAAATTTTCCACCATCAGGTGATTCCCTTCATATCTGATGTGTATGCCCCATGTACAGGCAGTGTTTCCTTCACTCCAAACACAATCACCTGGTACCTTCCCCGGCACATTGACCCGCTGATTTCCTCCGGACAGCCAAAACTACTGGAGGTGCACATGGGCATAGATGGCCAGAGACTGGACGCTGCTGCGATGGCTGCCAGACAATACTCCTTATCAATCAATGACGTGCACATCGTCATTGAAATTCCTGTTGGGGCTTTCGGTGGCTACTTTAAGGTCAGTGGTGCTGAGACTTACACCATGAAGTCATATAAACCAGATCCAAATggctgaaatttaaaaaaaataaaaggtccAAAGTTTCCAGATTTTCAAATCTCCAGTGTGTGCAATAGAATTAATAAAATGATTTCTCAATTTTGTATAGTTTTCTCTATGAACCATGTCATGGAAAGTTTACATTAAATCATGTCCAAAAGAGAATGTCTTACTTTTccacttttttaaatttataattattttcttttttgcagtcTCATATTCAGGATGATCAGTACTTCACCTCTTACACGATTGAGCCGATGCTCGAGTTGCTCTGGACTGAAGACGCTACTCATGAAGACACCAGATACAAAGTCCTCCTCCCCATCACAACACTGCCACTGTTTAGACCTCCACAAGTTATTGACAGTGAGTCTTGTGGTCATAGCactttgttatttattaaacacaTTGCAAGCTGCcttaatgggttttttttttttttttcttcttcttcacagacACTGTCCCAGGGGAGCGGATATTTAAGGTGCTGCTTGGGCCCTTTGGCTCAGACGTGGCACTAATGAACATCACCTTCCCCTCTGAGGTTTTGTCTGTGGAAGACTGCAGTGTCAGAGGCTTTagagttctggagcacatgtccCATAACAGCAGCTCAAAGGTCTTCACACTTGAAGTGCCCTTCACGGACCCTGTCGTACTACAAACGGTAAGCCTTAACTTCAGCTTTGGAAATGGaaatattgtgtgtttttaattttggcTGCTAAtctttctctgtatttcctAACAGAGAGACATGGGGATGGCAGTGTACTCACTCCACCTGACCTTTGGTTTGATGGTCCTGCCAGAGTTTGCAccattttcacacacagcttATCTGGAAGCTAAATTAGTAGACATAGGTCTGTACTCTGCTATGATGGACATGTTCAAACCAATAACGGCGCCATAGGCCAAACTGAAATGAATAGACTACTGCAACTTGAATGAATAGAATTGACCTTAATTGCCATTTTGGTCCTGCATTCCTACATAGTttcttacttttgttttttttttcccccacctcctctgtagtccctccttctgtctctggtGGATGCGATTATCAAAACTTCTATGTCCTTGTGAAATACGGGACCCAGGGCTTCAACTTTCAGACTGTGGTGGGAAAACAAATGTTGACCCCAGGCCTGGCTCAGCAGTATGGCATCATGGAGAACGGCACACACTTGAGTTTCGTGGTGTCGTTTTCAGCCCCTGATGTTGTGTTTGAGGTAAATGAGGAAGCAGTGCATTGAGCAGGGATTTATCTTGGTGATACTGCTGTACAGACCATCATGGTCCGTAAAATGTCTAACtttttgctttggtttgtgtCAACTGTTCAGGCAGTTGAGTCGTTGTCCATCAGGAGCAGACTTGACGTGGTTCTGAAGAATCCGGaaaccaacaaaaacatcaaagaatTTTCTTTAGCTTGCGATTTCCCCTCCACACtgattggtttgttttggaaaaaaatacatattttctcTACTGACAAAACACATAACGCACACTAACTGGTGATCCTCCTCTTCAGAGTGTTTTCCTAATGGAACCATGACGGCTCTGGCTGTGAAACTGGAGTCTGTTCCCAGTCTGAACCCCAGTCAGCTCACCCTCAGAGACCCAAGCTGTGGCCCCTCCTACAGCGATGACCGCTACGCTTACTTTGTCTTCACTGCAAACTCCTGTGGGACAACCCGAAAGGTATCCTACactgctgaatattttctgatgCTGTTAACAATTAGACTGATCTGctacattttttcatttttaaacatttttatttcctaGTTTTTTCCCAACGTGAtgctgtatgaaaatgaaatctcCCTGCCAGATGAACTTCCTCTGACAAAGAAATCAGAAACAGAGGAGCCTGAGTATGAGTGAGTGTCTTCAACCAAGTAATTTCTCAGATAAATCACCAACTGTTTGATaatttgctgcatttctttgtctttgagatagtgaactgaatatctttgggttttggacttttggtcatgaaaaaaaaaaaaaattaagatgtATTGTGACATTTTACACTCTTTTGGAGTGAACTAGTTTCAAGAGGAATTCAGGAAGATTGCAACATAGCCAGGACCATCACTTGCCAAAATCTTAGCAAGTGTCAAAAGGACCTGTGCTACTGTTAAAACCTATGTGAAATGAAGATTTTTCTTGACTATCACACATGGGGTGTCTTCTCCCAGGTTAAAGATTTCTTGTTACTATGACATCAACACAACCCAAGCCGTAGCCTTCCACACCAGACCTCGCAGGAGTGAACCTTATGCTGAAAATGCAAAAGGCGAGCTGCAGGTTGCATTGAGACTTGCTCTGGGTAAGGAAcattctgaatgcactgtattcTCATATTTTTCACATTGGTTTCTCAACAAGAATAAGAATGGCCTCcccaattttttaaaaatgcttagCGGAGccatgtaaatatgtaaaaaatgGATGTAAATTAAATCAACCTCCTCAATGGAGACTTTGggt
This genomic stretch from Toxotes jaculatrix isolate fToxJac2 chromosome 19, fToxJac2.pri, whole genome shotgun sequence harbors:
- the LOC121199644 gene encoding uncharacterized protein LOC121199644 isoform X2, which gives rise to MGCLFGLGWLVLLIAAVNTEAQKKSSISKILQTTVTAAMIFSTLYATLQHKSLIPDISSKCLGNIMRVDVGPLGGKLLEVAVVINNSAITLTPSLASQCGFSVKMDQLGNAMIYASLQNCFAQNVEDEVFTTTLNLRLHGNWMVEDELYQVAETCHHSAWASREIVCDRNYMEVSVKRAAPGDYVLPEHPFPGGNSKFGDPRRAAEKTPIDTGFRITTLVFFTPEEKVMTVTEAQRSGYGIANTPSRLVLRSPKATPETYTQNVAGVPMTVLKTSTIFEKKWLATQIDAAAACPVLEGSVSFTPNTITWYLPRHIDPLISSGQPKLLEVHMGIDGQRLDAAAMAARQYSLSINDVHIVIEIPVGAFGGYFKSHIQDDQYFTSYTIEPMLELLWTEDATHEDTRYKVLLPITTLPLFRPPQVIDNTVPGERIFKVLLGPFGSDVALMNITFPSEVLSVEDCSVRGFRVLEHMSHNSSSKVFTLEVPFTDPVVLQTRDMGMAVYSLHLTFGLMVLPEFAPFSHTAYLEAKLVDIVPPSVSGGCDYQNFYVLVKYGTQGFNFQTVVGKQMLTPGLAQQYGIMENGTHLSFVVSFSAPDVVFEAVESLSIRSRLDVVLKNPETNKNIKEFSLACDFPSTLIECFPNGTMTALAVKLESVPSLNPSQLTLRDPSCGPSYSDDRYAYFVFTANSCGTTRKFFPNVMLYENEISLPDELPLTKKSETEEPEYELKISCYYDINTTQAVAFHTRPRRSEPYAENAKGELQVALRLALELYKL
- the LOC121199644 gene encoding uncharacterized protein LOC121199644 isoform X1: MGCLFGLGWLVLLIAAVNTEAQKKSSINISSKCLGNIMRVDVGPLGGKLLEVAVVINNSAITLTPSLASQCGFSVKMDQLGNAMIYASLQNCFAQNVEDEVFTTTLNLRLHGNWMVEDELYQVAETCHHSAWASREIVCDRNYMEVSVKRAAPGDYVLPEHPFPGGNSKFGDPRRAAEKTPIDTGFRITTLVFFTPEEKVMTVTEAQRSGYGIANTPSRLVLRSPKATPETYTQNVAGVPMTVLKTSTIFEKKWLATQIDAAAACPVLEGSVSFTPNTITWYLPRHIDPLISSGQPKLLEVHMGIDGQRLDAAAMAARQYSLSINDVHIVIEIPVGAFGGYFKSHIQDDQYFTSYTIEPMLELLWTEDATHEDTRYKVLLPITTLPLFRPPQVIDNTVPGERIFKVLLGPFGSDVALMNITFPSEVLSVEDCSVRGFRVLEHMSHNSSSKVFTLEVPFTDPVVLQTRDMGMAVYSLHLTFGLMVLPEFAPFSHTAYLEAKLVDIVPPSVSGGCDYQNFYVLVKYGTQGFNFQTVVGKQMLTPGLAQQYGIMENGTHLSFVVSFSAPDVVFEAVESLSIRSRLDVVLKNPETNKNIKEFSLACDFPSTLIECFPNGTMTALAVKLESVPSLNPSQLTLRDPSCGPSYSDDRYAYFVFTANSCGTTRKFFPNVMLYENEISLPDELPLTKKSETEEPEYELKISCYYDINTTQAVAFHTRPRRSEPYAENAKGELQVALRLALDDSYSVFHGAEDHSIPKYLQEPLYFEVELMRSTNPRVSLELENCWATQNDNRTSKPRWNLIIDGCPNPVDPYQVVFHPVWVDARVQFPSHFKRFEVQMFAFAEDQDNLSPQLFVHCDVVICDARNPLGGVCNGQCSNQENRIKGQRRAISDVHSFKTVSLGPIVIN